In Halovivax gelatinilyticus, the following are encoded in one genomic region:
- a CDS encoding TrlF family AAA-like ATPase yields the protein MVTFDTSGGARFIKADLHVHSPGSYDYEDNVSAEELVDAFEEKGLELVAVTDHNTAEYYDKLAAAAEGSSVTVLPGVEITTGQSGEHQIHMTAIFPPEQADAIDNLLYEIGVEGEPEEAIADKTIPGICDAVREFDGLPILAHIDANAGAHHELSKRKNPTRQNVFDNEKVTALEIISLETESEFPEFTHIRSSDAHSLSQLGRGYTYLKMSTPSFEGLRTALSDPESRVSLEGKHTTHPSVDGLLVEDGFLQNRHLQFNKNLNCLIGGKGTGKSSVIEHIRYALDIEPRSETIEKEFRGLIRSTLGDSGEVQVLLTGNNGDQYMISREYGEEPEIKRVPGGDSSEPQKIEIPIEQFRSEFFDVEIHSQRELLEIARNQTDQLDLLDSYFDIGEPQNQRESVKQLIKEKSREIASLEERVADLEEKKHRFDTLEQQVEVMKEKGVVRFVEGQEEWERERASLANTVSEFDELEEIVDTLDLAGIVDVIEVEEGPNDGLLTSAQKTIQSLNEELNDQQSKLLNTVEEAREEIDRIRREWNEANEEREAKHEELADEIEDEIGVDIEEFFSKQTEMEKLRGIGDELEEEQSNLEDAKAKKAELFEQLEEARQKLTEARQRGVTSLNGELNDVRVSLQPRANRAEYTGWVNHVLEGSRVYTSDKEQITATFDPPELAEIVRNDDAELLLKKTDISPTGAKNFVTHDDLNEQLVKLELLEIRDLPVIELNDGGWKELSEMSDGQQCTALLSIIMVERDVPLIIDQPEDMLDNKFIFTEVVKLIRSIKHDRQIISATHNANIPVLGDAEQIIVMKSNATAGFYRRCGSIDDEKVKQLAQNILEGGEQAFKRRNEKYRRTV from the coding sequence ATGGTTACGTTCGATACTTCGGGGGGAGCACGATTCATCAAAGCAGACCTTCACGTACACAGTCCAGGCTCGTACGACTACGAGGACAATGTCAGTGCTGAGGAATTGGTAGATGCATTTGAAGAGAAGGGGCTTGAACTGGTCGCAGTGACGGACCACAACACTGCCGAGTATTACGATAAACTGGCAGCGGCAGCCGAAGGGTCCTCAGTTACGGTGCTTCCAGGTGTCGAAATAACGACCGGACAGAGCGGTGAGCACCAAATTCACATGACTGCGATTTTCCCTCCGGAACAAGCTGATGCTATCGACAACCTTCTGTATGAAATTGGAGTGGAGGGTGAGCCAGAGGAGGCGATTGCTGATAAAACGATACCAGGAATTTGTGACGCAGTTCGCGAGTTTGATGGACTTCCGATACTCGCCCATATTGATGCTAACGCTGGGGCGCACCACGAACTTTCGAAGCGGAAGAATCCAACTCGTCAGAACGTTTTTGATAATGAGAAGGTTACAGCGCTGGAAATCATCTCTCTCGAGACGGAATCCGAATTCCCAGAGTTTACCCACATTCGCTCCTCTGATGCACATTCACTCTCCCAGTTGGGACGGGGTTACACCTACCTCAAAATGAGTACACCATCGTTTGAGGGGTTGCGGACTGCACTCTCCGATCCGGAATCAAGGGTTTCTCTCGAAGGCAAGCACACAACTCACCCGAGTGTTGATGGTCTGCTGGTCGAAGACGGGTTCCTACAGAATCGTCACCTTCAATTCAACAAAAATCTGAATTGTTTGATAGGTGGGAAAGGGACGGGGAAGTCATCGGTGATAGAGCATATCAGATACGCACTAGATATCGAGCCCCGATCAGAGACGATCGAGAAGGAGTTCCGAGGGTTAATTCGCTCCACATTGGGAGACAGTGGCGAGGTTCAGGTCTTGCTCACGGGTAACAACGGTGATCAGTACATGATCAGTCGAGAGTACGGCGAAGAACCTGAAATCAAGCGAGTTCCGGGCGGTGACTCGAGTGAGCCCCAGAAGATAGAGATACCAATCGAGCAATTTCGAAGTGAATTCTTCGACGTTGAAATCCATAGCCAACGCGAGCTCCTCGAAATAGCTCGGAATCAGACAGACCAGCTAGACCTATTAGATTCGTATTTCGACATCGGTGAGCCGCAGAACCAGCGAGAATCTGTGAAGCAACTGATCAAGGAAAAATCGAGAGAGATCGCTAGCCTAGAGGAGAGGGTAGCGGATCTCGAGGAGAAAAAACACCGGTTCGATACGCTCGAGCAGCAAGTCGAGGTGATGAAAGAGAAGGGTGTTGTGAGGTTCGTCGAAGGACAAGAGGAGTGGGAACGAGAGCGCGCTAGTCTCGCTAATACGGTAAGCGAATTCGATGAATTAGAAGAGATCGTCGACACATTGGATCTGGCGGGAATTGTGGACGTAATCGAGGTTGAAGAGGGACCGAATGATGGCCTGCTCACTTCTGCTCAGAAAACGATCCAATCGTTGAATGAGGAACTGAACGACCAGCAATCGAAGCTGCTGAATACGGTCGAAGAGGCCCGAGAGGAAATTGATCGAATACGGAGAGAATGGAACGAGGCAAATGAGGAGCGGGAAGCCAAGCACGAAGAGCTCGCTGACGAGATCGAGGATGAAATAGGAGTCGACATCGAGGAATTTTTCTCCAAACAGACAGAGATGGAGAAGCTTCGCGGGATTGGAGACGAGTTGGAGGAAGAACAGTCGAATCTTGAGGATGCAAAAGCAAAAAAGGCAGAGCTGTTCGAACAACTTGAAGAAGCACGCCAGAAACTGACTGAGGCGAGACAGAGGGGCGTTACATCACTCAACGGGGAACTGAACGATGTCCGTGTTTCGCTCCAGCCTCGCGCAAATCGAGCAGAGTACACCGGTTGGGTGAACCACGTTCTCGAAGGCTCCAGAGTCTACACGAGCGACAAAGAACAAATCACGGCAACCTTCGATCCACCGGAGCTCGCAGAGATCGTTCGGAATGATGATGCAGAGCTGTTGCTCAAGAAGACCGATATCAGCCCTACTGGTGCGAAAAACTTTGTTACTCACGACGACCTGAACGAGCAGCTCGTCAAATTAGAGCTGCTAGAAATACGAGATCTGCCCGTCATCGAGCTCAACGACGGAGGATGGAAAGAACTCTCAGAAATGTCAGATGGCCAGCAGTGTACGGCGCTACTCTCAATCATAATGGTTGAGCGAGACGTGCCATTGATAATCGACCAGCCGGAGGACATGCTAGATAACAAGTTCATCTTCACAGAAGTCGTTAAACTTATTCGATCGATAAAGCACGATCGACAGATCATTTCTGCCACTCACAACGCAAACATTCCAGTACTCGGTGATGCAGAGCAGATCATCGTCATGAAATCGAACGCCACAGCTGGTTTCTATCGGAGATGCGGATCTATCGATGACGAGAAAGTAAAACAACTGGCCCAGAATATCCTCGAAGGCGGTGAACAAGCGTTCAAACGTCGAAACGAGAAGTATCGGCGAACAGTGTAA
- a CDS encoding helicase-related protein, with product MSSLLSYTWDSIYESRHDGAGSHLVEDFYVPALERSVRYDRIAGYFSSSALAVASRGIESLLQNDGEMRLVVGAELYETDRPVLEALTDELEDSLEELDDERLNAQLVLLARLLREERLHIKVAIPREGNWRIFHPKVGIFHDDDENALSFEGSINETIGGWQENYERFKVHCSWIDEQQSYVEADIETFDQLWSDEHPYVEVHDLPEAIERELIDWKDPESDAQLEKAIQIARGEAPLTERDKANIIADGNLSPGGLALAEEASTITPWPHQRVVSDTLVNTYPNSFLLCDEVGLGKTIEAGLTLSRLGLTEELDTGLLLVPASLPVQWQEELWEKFNLNAYRYDRGSDYEYAFIDAFDREHSPPDPADLDLDENRCEEAWVESPIWRFLHDHQTDQDRDGPAVVIMSWHTARLKGRWDQVAPRDNGRVRTRADVPASCRGRPRTNREGVWDAVVVDEAHNGRKGSNFYSMLERLRDHTQTYYLLTATPMQLHTGELYDLMALLDLPGAWDDQDAFVEFFETRRALSAAIDAVHGDAGGSTADDSWSAQATLTEGHYQDRLAGDRSLSDRILDAVATELEISDDQQGRSIAKQCLLRACDLASEYGEHYDGYIDTFEAALADHDVDPYNAREDEKLKFLLYPDWKAEEEWLTPSRNDRLNALDELTEAGWQVVQDVFASSTPVDALIHRNTRDTLRKYERVGLLDTTVPDRDPDQRKIELTDETREVYDRIDEYTRKFYKLAQQSDEAESRAIGFVMTTYRQRLTSSVYAISQSLQTRLEKLRSQKAVLEGRKRAEDRSYGDSQQVILETLTEYDLDDIDALDELDGDLEDADLSEIIPNVTDEGLHLLEQEIEELESFVDVLAEINQDPKIGQLKADLDELTRQGHNRAIVFTQYTDTMDFIREGLLSVHGETVATYSGRGGEIYDSDTESWVQVGKERVKREFAAEGGQVEILVCTDSASEGLNLQECGALINYDLPWNPMRVEQRIGRIDRIGQEFPEVTILNYSYEDTVETDIYERLDARIGLFENVVGDMQPILSGVSSQIRSATLETDRDESGTAVEEADQELSTKIDQQEQSDRVEVRESLETVDELVEQDVIDEAKLDAWQSYAHPDIEDVGDEDYTYPIPYTADALEAVLVGNKWLEEIGISLTPVEELNLTATDGESMDGFDFERSTYRLQLGELEVPESDGEQTIARVIAPESNAIAVTFSAECADAFPSIHYLAPGNPLLDQLITSIEETCEEPNRLSKQIVPRQEHDGLPVVCGWARNGAIAMLDDDGITKEALEADILFAWNETYLSTREQREVLPVSGSLSN from the coding sequence ATGTCCTCGCTTCTGTCCTACACCTGGGATTCAATCTACGAGAGCCGACACGACGGGGCCGGTTCCCACCTCGTCGAGGACTTCTACGTCCCCGCGCTGGAACGCAGCGTACGTTACGATCGAATCGCTGGCTACTTCTCGAGCAGTGCTCTCGCAGTCGCTTCGCGAGGAATCGAATCTCTTCTTCAGAACGATGGTGAGATGCGTCTTGTCGTTGGTGCAGAGTTGTACGAAACGGACCGCCCGGTCCTTGAGGCGCTCACTGACGAACTAGAGGACTCGCTGGAGGAACTCGACGACGAAAGGTTGAACGCTCAACTGGTGCTCCTCGCTCGACTCCTCCGCGAAGAACGGCTCCACATCAAAGTCGCGATCCCCAGAGAGGGGAATTGGCGTATCTTCCATCCGAAGGTTGGGATTTTCCACGACGATGACGAGAACGCGCTCTCCTTCGAGGGAAGCATCAACGAGACGATCGGCGGCTGGCAGGAGAATTACGAGCGCTTCAAGGTTCACTGCTCGTGGATCGACGAACAACAATCGTACGTCGAGGCCGATATCGAGACGTTTGATCAACTCTGGTCCGACGAGCATCCGTACGTCGAAGTACACGACCTCCCCGAGGCGATCGAACGGGAACTTATCGACTGGAAGGATCCCGAATCAGACGCGCAACTCGAGAAGGCGATCCAGATCGCTCGCGGAGAGGCCCCGCTGACCGAGCGGGACAAAGCGAATATCATCGCAGACGGCAACCTTTCTCCAGGTGGTCTCGCACTCGCCGAAGAAGCCAGCACGATCACGCCGTGGCCACACCAGCGCGTCGTCTCCGATACCCTCGTCAACACCTACCCGAATAGCTTTTTGCTGTGTGACGAAGTCGGGCTCGGGAAGACGATCGAAGCTGGTCTCACGCTCTCCAGGCTCGGTCTCACTGAGGAACTCGACACCGGACTACTGCTCGTTCCGGCGAGCCTGCCCGTCCAGTGGCAGGAGGAGCTCTGGGAGAAGTTCAACCTGAACGCGTATCGGTACGACCGAGGGAGCGACTACGAGTACGCGTTCATCGACGCGTTTGATCGAGAGCATTCGCCGCCGGATCCAGCCGATCTCGATCTCGACGAAAATAGATGCGAGGAGGCGTGGGTCGAGAGTCCGATCTGGCGGTTCCTCCACGATCACCAGACCGACCAGGATAGGGACGGCCCCGCGGTCGTCATCATGTCCTGGCACACCGCTCGCTTGAAAGGCCGGTGGGACCAGGTTGCGCCACGAGATAACGGACGAGTTCGGACACGAGCTGACGTCCCAGCGAGTTGTCGCGGACGACCGAGAACGAACAGGGAAGGGGTCTGGGACGCCGTCGTCGTGGACGAGGCACACAACGGCCGCAAGGGTAGCAACTTCTACTCGATGCTCGAACGGCTCCGGGATCACACCCAGACCTACTATCTGTTGACCGCGACGCCGATGCAGCTGCATACGGGTGAGCTGTACGACCTGATGGCCTTGCTGGACCTTCCCGGTGCGTGGGACGATCAGGACGCGTTCGTCGAGTTCTTCGAGACCAGACGCGCCCTGTCGGCAGCGATCGATGCCGTACACGGAGACGCCGGTGGATCTACTGCCGACGATTCGTGGTCTGCCCAAGCTACGCTCACGGAAGGCCACTACCAGGACCGACTTGCGGGAGATCGAAGCCTCTCGGATCGCATCCTCGACGCTGTCGCTACCGAACTCGAAATCAGTGACGATCAACAAGGTCGGTCGATTGCGAAACAATGCCTCCTGCGGGCCTGTGATCTCGCCAGTGAGTACGGCGAGCACTACGACGGCTATATCGACACGTTCGAAGCAGCACTGGCGGACCACGACGTCGATCCGTACAACGCGAGGGAAGACGAGAAGCTCAAGTTCCTCCTCTATCCCGACTGGAAGGCCGAAGAGGAGTGGCTCACGCCGTCCCGGAACGATCGGCTCAACGCGCTGGACGAACTCACCGAGGCGGGCTGGCAGGTCGTCCAGGACGTTTTCGCCTCGTCGACGCCGGTCGATGCGCTCATCCATCGCAACACCCGGGATACGCTGCGAAAGTACGAACGCGTGGGCCTTCTCGACACGACGGTTCCGGATCGCGATCCGGACCAGCGCAAGATCGAACTCACGGATGAGACTCGGGAGGTGTACGACCGTATCGACGAGTACACTCGGAAGTTCTACAAGCTCGCCCAGCAGTCCGACGAGGCCGAGTCCCGCGCAATCGGCTTCGTGATGACCACGTATCGTCAGCGACTGACTAGTAGCGTCTACGCTATCTCACAGAGCCTCCAGACCCGCCTGGAGAAGCTCCGCAGTCAGAAAGCAGTCCTGGAGGGGCGGAAACGAGCCGAAGACCGATCGTATGGGGACTCCCAACAGGTAATACTCGAGACGCTTACCGAGTACGATCTCGACGACATAGATGCCCTCGACGAGCTCGATGGCGACCTCGAGGATGCAGACCTCTCGGAGATCATCCCGAACGTGACGGACGAGGGGTTGCATCTTCTGGAACAGGAGATCGAGGAACTGGAGTCGTTCGTCGACGTGCTAGCCGAGATCAATCAGGATCCAAAAATCGGCCAGCTCAAAGCTGATCTCGACGAACTGACTCGCCAAGGTCACAATCGGGCGATCGTCTTCACACAGTACACCGATACGATGGACTTCATCCGAGAGGGTCTTCTGTCTGTTCACGGTGAGACGGTTGCGACCTACTCCGGCCGTGGTGGCGAAATCTACGATAGCGATACGGAGAGCTGGGTGCAAGTCGGCAAGGAACGTGTCAAGCGGGAGTTCGCAGCTGAAGGCGGTCAGGTCGAGATCCTCGTCTGTACCGATTCCGCCAGCGAGGGACTGAACCTCCAGGAGTGTGGTGCGCTGATAAATTACGATCTGCCCTGGAACCCGATGCGTGTCGAACAACGTATCGGGCGTATCGATCGTATTGGCCAGGAGTTCCCCGAAGTGACGATACTCAACTACAGTTACGAGGACACGGTTGAGACGGATATCTACGAACGTCTAGACGCCAGGATTGGCCTCTTCGAAAACGTCGTTGGTGATATGCAGCCGATTCTATCCGGTGTTAGTAGTCAGATCCGCTCTGCAACCCTGGAAACTGATCGAGACGAAAGTGGTACGGCGGTCGAAGAAGCTGATCAGGAACTCTCTACCAAGATCGACCAGCAGGAACAGAGTGATCGTGTCGAAGTCAGAGAGTCACTGGAAACCGTCGATGAACTCGTCGAACAGGACGTCATCGACGAGGCGAAGCTGGACGCCTGGCAGTCGTACGCACACCCAGACATCGAAGACGTTGGGGACGAAGATTACACCTATCCCATCCCATACACGGCAGACGCACTTGAGGCGGTCCTCGTCGGGAACAAGTGGCTCGAAGAGATCGGGATCTCGTTGACGCCAGTTGAGGAGCTGAATCTCACTGCAACTGACGGAGAGTCGATGGATGGGTTCGATTTCGAACGTTCGACCTATCGACTTCAACTTGGCGAGCTCGAAGTGCCGGAGTCAGACGGAGAGCAAACAATTGCGCGAGTTATCGCTCCGGAATCGAATGCGATTGCTGTTACGTTCTCAGCCGAGTGCGCCGACGCCTTCCCTTCGATTCACTATCTCGCTCCAGGGAATCCCTTGCTCGACCAACTCATCACTTCGATCGAAGAAACGTGCGAGGAACCAAATCGGTTATCGAAGCAGATCGTACCACGCCAAGAGCACGACGGTCTCCCAGTTGTCTGTGGCTGGGCTCGTAACGGTGCAATTGCGATGCTCGACGATGACGGGATAACCAAAGAAGCGTTAGAAGCCGACATTCTCTTTGCCTGGAATGAAACGTACCTAAGCACTCGAGAGCAGCGGGAGGTTCTACCCGTTAGTGGCTCTCTAAGCAACTGA
- a CDS encoding PfkB family carbohydrate kinase — MIIAGGAYHETCQFPPDTAFFGSGVRAAAATETIVSSRNQLHTCIGSADNETLETYAATFDFGVHITEVPETVSFDYLHNHSNPVFSPPEASNYNYELSGISGDAILRFGLLEGSAIVSGERVVYDPQSADPVPFSENGSTAEELALVLNYDEAVKLASEDDVEAIFTELMAGTTAADVVVLKRGAEGAIVRTPRTTTRIPVFQTESVWGIGSGDVFSAIFAGEWAENGESAAEAALTASKATAYYCKHRHLPISRELIESVPNTSSSTFIPPDATPPTVYLAGPFFDIGERFVVEEVKHLLESEGVEVISPAHDIGRAAEYDSPEEVAQQDLDAIEKADLVFALLDHLDSGTHFELGYARKDGTPVIGYTNDFETSSETMLLGSGCEVYEDLSSAVYHAIWRAYA, encoded by the coding sequence ATGATTATTGCAGGTGGCGCGTATCACGAAACGTGCCAGTTCCCTCCTGACACAGCATTCTTCGGATCAGGTGTACGAGCAGCCGCGGCTACCGAGACTATCGTTTCCTCTCGTAACCAACTCCACACATGCATCGGCTCTGCCGACAATGAGACACTCGAAACTTACGCGGCCACGTTTGACTTCGGGGTCCACATAACCGAAGTTCCGGAGACAGTTAGCTTCGATTATCTGCATAACCATTCAAATCCTGTGTTCTCTCCACCAGAGGCATCCAACTATAATTATGAACTCTCAGGAATAAGTGGAGACGCAATCCTTCGATTTGGGCTCCTTGAAGGGTCTGCAATTGTGTCCGGTGAGCGCGTAGTCTATGATCCTCAATCAGCAGATCCTGTTCCGTTTTCTGAGAACGGCTCGACTGCCGAGGAACTCGCCCTCGTTCTGAACTATGACGAAGCTGTGAAACTAGCTAGTGAAGACGATGTAGAGGCCATTTTTACAGAACTCATGGCAGGTACTACTGCAGCAGACGTGGTCGTCCTCAAGCGGGGAGCGGAAGGGGCAATCGTCAGGACACCAAGAACAACGACCCGAATCCCGGTTTTTCAGACGGAGTCCGTTTGGGGAATTGGAAGTGGGGATGTGTTCAGCGCTATCTTTGCTGGCGAGTGGGCAGAAAACGGTGAATCTGCAGCAGAAGCTGCATTGACCGCTTCGAAGGCGACAGCATACTACTGTAAGCACCGCCATCTACCCATTTCCCGAGAACTCATCGAATCGGTACCCAACACTAGTTCATCGACATTCATCCCACCAGACGCTACTCCTCCGACGGTATATCTGGCAGGGCCGTTCTTCGACATTGGCGAACGGTTCGTTGTTGAGGAAGTCAAACATCTCTTGGAGAGCGAGGGAGTTGAAGTGATTTCCCCCGCTCACGATATTGGTCGAGCTGCTGAATACGATAGTCCAGAGGAGGTGGCGCAGCAGGATCTCGACGCCATTGAGAAAGCAGATTTAGTATTTGCGTTATTGGACCATTTGGATTCCGGAACGCACTTTGAGTTAGGATATGCTCGGAAAGATGGAACACCGGTTATCGGGTACACGAATGATTTCGAGACAAGCAGTGAAACTATGCTATTAGGATCTGGGTGTGAGGTGTACGAGGATCTATCCTCGGCGGTCTATCATGCAATCTGGAGGGCATATGCCTGA
- a CDS encoding 7-cyano-7-deazaguanine synthase, with protein sequence MQSGGHMPESVLLLSGGLDSATLAYTHNPDLTVTVDYGQCCADAEIQASEQIADQLNLEHEVIEVDCRSLGAGTMAGKRETKLNSAPEWWPYRNQLVITLVAMDVVRRGADRLLIGAVADDQDHADGKEEFFELIDSLLSFQEGNLRVKAPAIDSTTEEFVREANPPESLLGWTHSCTASNAACGECGSCKKRQRVLSRVF encoded by the coding sequence ATGCAATCTGGAGGGCATATGCCTGAGTCCGTTCTATTACTATCGGGTGGTCTCGATTCTGCGACACTCGCATATACTCATAATCCGGACCTCACGGTGACTGTTGATTACGGACAGTGCTGCGCGGACGCAGAGATTCAAGCCTCAGAACAGATTGCCGATCAACTGAATCTTGAGCACGAAGTCATCGAGGTGGATTGTAGAAGTTTAGGTGCTGGTACAATGGCAGGAAAGCGGGAGACCAAGCTCAATAGTGCTCCGGAATGGTGGCCATACCGGAATCAACTCGTGATCACGCTAGTCGCAATGGATGTCGTTCGTCGAGGAGCAGATCGGCTATTGATCGGCGCAGTTGCCGATGATCAAGATCACGCTGATGGGAAGGAGGAGTTCTTCGAGCTGATAGATTCTCTCCTATCATTTCAAGAAGGAAACCTTCGGGTTAAGGCTCCAGCAATAGATAGCACAACGGAAGAGTTTGTACGCGAAGCGAACCCCCCTGAATCACTCCTCGGATGGACTCACTCTTGTACAGCATCGAACGCCGCATGCGGCGAATGCGGCAGTTGTAAGAAACGACAACGGGTCCTCAGCCGCGTTTTCTAG
- a CDS encoding DUF7511 domain-containing protein encodes MSVHDGSVGRSVAQRDELELLTDDERVWTAVPVDAEGEQRLTQWLSVEADLLCELDEWR; translated from the coding sequence ATGTCCGTACACGACGGATCCGTTGGTCGGTCGGTCGCACAGCGCGACGAGCTCGAGCTTCTCACCGACGACGAGCGGGTATGGACAGCCGTCCCGGTCGACGCCGAGGGAGAACAGCGGCTCACGCAGTGGCTCTCGGTCGAGGCCGATCTCCTCTGCGAGCTCGACGAGTGGCGATAG
- a CDS encoding geranylgeranylglycerol-phosphate geranylgeranyltransferase, translated as MSVVETSRGLWELLRPVNSFAAAVLTLIGGFVAGGLPAEAVVVTAAAVATFLGTGAGNAINDYFDRDIDAHNKPNRPIPRGAVTPAQSLWFSIACFAVAVALALTLPWLAIAIAGVNLLALVSYTQVFKGLPGAGNVVVAYLVGSTFLFGAAAAGDVEPAIVLFVLAALSTVSREIVKDVEDVAGDRKEGLNTLPIAYGERTSLWVATAFLLVAILASPLPYLLGHFTEAYLVVVVPASAYMLFAARASFRDPAVGQSYLKYGMFLAALAFIVGRAAMYVDVPI; from the coding sequence ATGTCGGTCGTCGAGACGAGTCGCGGGTTGTGGGAACTGTTACGGCCGGTCAACTCGTTCGCCGCGGCGGTGTTGACGCTGATCGGCGGGTTCGTCGCGGGCGGGCTTCCGGCCGAGGCGGTTGTGGTGACGGCCGCGGCCGTCGCGACGTTTCTCGGGACGGGCGCGGGCAACGCGATCAACGATTACTTCGATCGCGATATCGACGCGCACAACAAGCCGAATCGCCCGATCCCGCGGGGTGCGGTCACCCCGGCGCAGTCATTGTGGTTCTCAATCGCCTGTTTTGCCGTCGCCGTCGCCCTCGCTCTGACGTTGCCGTGGCTCGCCATCGCGATCGCGGGGGTCAATCTGCTCGCGCTCGTCAGCTACACGCAGGTGTTCAAGGGGTTGCCCGGTGCCGGGAACGTCGTGGTGGCGTACCTCGTCGGGAGTACGTTTCTCTTCGGGGCGGCCGCAGCGGGGGACGTCGAGCCGGCGATCGTGTTGTTCGTTCTCGCCGCGCTTTCGACGGTGAGTCGCGAGATCGTAAAGGACGTCGAGGACGTCGCTGGCGATCGAAAGGAGGGATTGAACACGCTCCCGATCGCCTACGGCGAGCGGACCTCGCTCTGGGTCGCGACGGCGTTTTTGCTCGTGGCCATCCTCGCGAGCCCGCTTCCGTACCTGCTCGGACACTTCACGGAGGCCTACCTGGTCGTCGTCGTGCCCGCGTCCGCCTACATGTTGTTTGCCGCCAGGGCGAGTTTTCGTGATCCGGCGGTCGGTCAGTCCTATCTCAAGTACGGAATGTTTCTGGCGGCGCTCGCGTTCATCGTCGGCCGCGCCGCGATGTACGTCGACGTGCCCATCTAA
- a CDS encoding RAD55 family ATPase, whose amino-acid sequence MYDLADVTAGADLDPGTNVLIAGPPLTGKRDLALDILSTGAERGDGSIVVTTKDSADKILDEFSSRTNVTDPDIGVVDCVTKQRGIGTVDDDPRIRYASSPVDMTGIGIKLSEYLQEFYEARGLTENRILLHSVSTLLMYSDLQTVFRFLHVFTGRIQSADALGLCVIDSTAHDDQTMNTLKQLFDVVVEIEEGEGGEPTIRTAGLS is encoded by the coding sequence ATGTATGACCTCGCAGACGTCACCGCCGGAGCAGATCTGGATCCCGGGACGAACGTACTCATCGCGGGTCCGCCACTGACTGGAAAGCGCGATCTCGCACTCGACATTCTTTCGACCGGTGCCGAACGGGGCGACGGATCGATCGTCGTCACGACGAAAGACAGCGCCGATAAGATCTTAGACGAGTTCTCCTCGCGGACGAACGTGACCGACCCGGACATCGGTGTCGTCGACTGTGTGACGAAACAGCGCGGCATCGGTACCGTCGACGACGATCCGCGCATTCGATATGCCTCCTCGCCCGTCGACATGACGGGAATCGGGATCAAGCTCTCCGAGTACCTTCAGGAGTTCTACGAGGCCCGCGGGCTCACCGAGAATCGTATCTTGCTACACTCCGTCTCGACGCTTCTCATGTACTCGGACCTCCAGACGGTGTTTCGCTTCCTGCACGTCTTTACCGGCCGGATTCAGAGCGCCGACGCGCTCGGGCTCTGCGTCATCGACTCGACCGCCCACGACGATCAGACGATGAACACGTTGAAGCAGCTGTTCGACGTGGTCGTCGAGATCGAAGAGGGTGAGGGCGGAGAACCGACTATCCGGACGGCCGGGCTCTCGTAA
- a CDS encoding CoA-binding protein: protein MPVESDEAVQEILGLRRVGVVGCSRTPGKAAHEVPAYLDANGYEVVPVNPNADELFGREAVDTLADVGEPIDVVTVFRPSEEVASIVDAAIERDDVSVVWTQLGIRDEAAFERAEAAGLTVVADRCMKVEHRRLYG, encoded by the coding sequence ATGCCAGTCGAGAGCGACGAAGCGGTACAAGAAATTCTCGGGTTGCGTCGCGTCGGCGTCGTCGGCTGTTCGCGGACGCCGGGGAAAGCCGCCCACGAGGTACCCGCCTACCTCGACGCGAACGGATACGAGGTGGTCCCCGTGAATCCGAACGCGGACGAACTCTTCGGTCGCGAGGCGGTCGATACGCTCGCCGACGTCGGCGAACCGATCGACGTGGTGACGGTCTTCCGGCCGAGCGAGGAGGTCGCTTCGATCGTCGACGCGGCGATCGAGCGCGACGACGTCAGCGTCGTCTGGACGCAACTGGGTATTCGCGACGAGGCGGCCTTCGAGCGCGCCGAGGCGGCGGGGCTCACCGTCGTCGCCGACCGGTGTATGAAGGTCGAGCACCGCCGCCTCTACGGCTGA